TCACGAGACAAAGTCTTGATTCTCGGAACCCCAACACTTGCAAACCTCACAGAGGACACATATTAGCACCACAAAGCAGGAAATCACACGAAATACATTGATTTGCATAAGACGGGAGACATGGGATCATATGAATCCTACTCTCCATTGAGAACCTGTAACGAGCTGGGTCTCGATTACCCTTACCTCATCGAACAAAGCCCTAGGAAGAGATGCCCTATTTTCAACTCAACATCCCTAGAAGCTTCTCTAGATTTCAAGTGACCCCTAATATCCCTAACTTGAACCCTTAGAGATAGAACTCCGCGAATGTGAATCTCTGATAAGCACTTTGCAGCAAGCGCCATGATTTATCCCTCTCTTTCATAGTACCAATAGCTATCAACACAATAAAAACTCTTTGAATATTTCCAAACAGCAACACAGAgctaatttatatattatacttgGTAAAACTGATTGGTAAAGATACAGAAATTGCAAATCAAACCAATCCAATGGATCTTCCTGCCTGTGAACCTCGAGAACACGATCAGATAGGTTGGCTCACAGGAGCCAAAGATCACGTCCAGGAACAAAACCTAGCTGCATCCTTGTTCTCACCTTGTGGTGGCAACGACAAACAACAAATACGATGGGAGCACCACCCTTGCCTCAGCAGGgaaagaatttttttattttatgaacctttttaatttttaattttaaaaataaacccatcCGAAATTTATTTCCCAGATCTGAACATTTTGACCACGCCAACCCAAACTAGCGTGGCAAAATAATACTATCACGCCGCTCCCGTTGGAGTGATAGTGTTATTTGGCCATGCCGGTGTAGCTGGCTTGACAGCGTTATCTGGCCAGGCCGCTCTCGCTGGCGTGGCAGGACACGTCCGCTGCATGCGGCGTGACAGAGTTATTTGGCCACGTTAGACGGGCTGCAtggccaaaaggttcagatttaaaaatattttttggaatggtccattaataaaattaaaacataaaaatgtcttaaaaaataaaaaatttcgcaTGGAAAACCCTAGATATGAACTCCAAACAAAAACCAACCTGCTCCCCCTGTCAACCGTGATCGACCAATTAAAATGTTCGTAGGCCTTCAGGTCAGGCTCGCAGGAATTATTTCCTTTATTTTCTTGGCCCAATGGAGTTACCATTTAGGAATATTTTTGCACTTTGATTTTTTGTCCAAATGTGACCAACAAGAAATTTAGCCAAAGAAATTAAATTTTTCCGTAACGTTATGTTGTgatactaaaattttaattttagtatttatttcttgtttatattaatattagtttcatccgttgcaacgcacataCATGTTGCTAGTAATTAAAATCCTATtaccattttaatatattttaaaaataaaatatgaaaaaaatctaTTATGTAAGAAAAATTATAACGATGACCATactagtttcaaaataagttaaaGAAAAAAGCTATTTAGTCGGCCCTCGCATATAAGTCAGATTCTCTCTCATGGAGCGCGTGGAAAGAGtcggttttttcttttcttttttttcagttttcttacgttttttttctttcaattattTCGGtttctagatatatatatataaaagtatgtttcagtttattttatctatacacATATAAAGTATAAAATTTGTATGTGTACCTGTCTTATAGGGTAGGGTTTATATGCATGCGTTCATACAGAGATATAGGGTGAGTGTACgtgtgttgtgagtgtctgtgtaattaaaaaatatatatcaatgtaCTTGTAGAGAGAGGGAAAAGACTAGAGGGGGAAACTGATCGAGCTGGTGCGCGACCGCCCGCGCATCAACCATCCCCATCTCCCTTCCGCTAGCATTTGTTCATTCGCACTCTTGTCATCGAAATATCAAGAGCCGGACGAACATGCAGGAACTTGAGTACTGGACGCACCATCACCCCTCAAAGCAATCCAACATGGCGCCTCCGCTCGCACGTCTCCCGCCCGGAGATCTGCCGTGCGATCCCGattccacccaaaatccctccTCCGGAGCCAATGCCATGAGCCAAACACAACACCACCCTGGCCGGCGACGCATCCGATCGAAGTGGATGCGGCCGAAAACCCCCAAAAGCAgtagcagccgcagcagcaggtAATCAAAGCCGAGGTATATGCGCCCAGAAAAGCACAGAACAAATTcggttttattttttctctccaaTTCTCCTCCAAATCCCGCTGCGAGAAAGCTAATTTAATCCGtcatgttttttgttttttgtttttctctccgCAAGCTATgaatcatcgtcgtcgtcatcagcatcagcagcagcaggccagCAGCAGCCGTAGCAAATGTGAGGAATTGGGGAAAATCACGTTTCCGTGCATCGTTCGATCTCCAGTGCCTCGAGCGGTTCGTCCCTCCCGGCCaatcgaatttttttttttttgccgttaCGATCTTGCCTTTTTTGCTTGCTTCTGGGGATTAATGAGCGTTTTCCCCTTCAGTTTTTGCTCTATTAAATGATCCGAGACCGAGAGGAAACCTAGGGTTCCGTTGCATTCTCGCCCCCAATCCCAGCTCCACCctttcctcctccgccgccgccgccgccaccaaatcGATCGAGCGCTTCCGCCGGCGTCCTAGCGGCTCAGGAGTCCCGATTTCGAGTTGTGGCAGTCGGTTTTGGTCTCCTGTTAGCTTAGATCCGCTCGATCCGATTTTCTCTGCTCGATCCCATTTCCGCTGCTCGATCCGATCTGGGGTACTATTCGTTTGATTTGCTCGGTTCTTTTAATTTTGTTCCTTGCTGGTTTCGGGTGTAGATCTATTGTGGAGGTCTGATCGATCTGTTGTTGCTATGGGTGCAAACCCTTGCAGGTTTTCAACCATGCCTCATTTCCCTAGCGGCTCAAGGGTGAAGTGCACGGTGCTTGCAGTGCTGTGTGGGAAGGTAGGCAAGCAGCGGGCGCCACCTTGTCCGGTGCCTGGGTCCCAGCGGCCGCGGCCATCGTACCCATTCCCGGAGTTAATCTCCTCCGGGAGGTTGGAGGTAAGTATCCTTTTGctgcttatttttttttatgaggaGTTTAATAGTAGGCTACAATCCAACTAGTAAACCTATGTGGAGGTGAGATAACATGGAGAATAAGAAGTGTTAGCTCTTGTGTAAAAGTTAGCTATACACATGCTCTTAAGATAAGGGGCGGATCCAGTGTATAGTTACTGGTGTCAGATGACACCAATtatttttgctaattacattattaaatatGCTTGGAACTAATAAATTACTCTTAGAATTGGCATTTGCACCATGGTATGTGAAGAGTGACCccaatgatattttttatagCTCCACCCCTGTCTAAGATAAATgcattaattaataatataaatgagaaaagagagagagaagaaaaatagagaCAACCTTATAACTAACTTGTTACACATGTGAGCCCTAATGCTACTTTTTGATTGGCTTATATCTAGTAGTTAgatctactattaaacttgctcttaagtacatattttgtttgtcaattcTGAACTTAGCAAGCTGGGCATGCAGGTGCACAAGCTGATCAACCCAACAGTTGATCAATTTCTGGAGGCACAACGTGCTTTGCAACCCCGCTTCATGTACCTCCAGGGTCAGCAGCTTGACAACGAAGAAAAAATTGGTACACTGGTCTGGGGCGATGCTGATGTATCTGATCCACAGATATTTAGTTCACTCATTCGTCCGCCTTTTCCTACCATAGTATGCACTAAACTCTGCTGATTTTCTATGTACTATACATTTTATCATGTCTAACTTAAACTAGCAAATGTTAGACAATACAAGAGCCCTAGAGTGTCTGCAGGGCTGGCGCCTAGGAAATTAGCAAGCATATTACATAAAAATTAGACAATACAACACTAAAATAGAAGCACAAGAGCACCTAAGGTTGGTTAGCCGTCTAGTACACAATGTAATGCATAATCCCAGGCGGCTAATAGGTGCCTAGCACCGGTTTTTAGAGCACTGATGTTTGGCTGCTTGGTGCTTCAGCTCCCAATAGCACCTGGACTATGCTTCTTTTAGCGCTACAGTCTATATAGCCAATATGCTTCTTTACATGTTTGGTTTACTGATCCATTTTAGTTATTAGTACCGTGTTTGCTGATGAAGTTTGCCAATTTGTATAATTTGGGTGCTAGAGTGCTTGCTAATGTAGTTATCACTGCTCTTAGCATACGGTATTGATCTTTTAATTGAGTGATCAATAATACGattaattcatgcatgcatgcagctgggATTAGAGCCGGGCAACAATTGCATCAATACTCTTATGGAGCCATAAATATGGGCATTTAGGTTATCTCATTGGGTTTCTTGGTTTAATGCGAGAAAAATACACGCCCGATAAAGTTATGCAGAGGGAGTAGTTCAtaaatgcatgcatccatgctcCCTTTGTTATTGAGGTTGATTGTGATTTAAGGGCCAATTTAGAGATTAACAAATTGGCccttaaaattacatattttgatttttgttttttttaacttttataacCTTGTTTATATATTCCAGATATATTTGTAGCTACTAACAGTTAAATTTCCTTTTAACCTTCCTCTCTGCCTATTTTCCTGTTCAGTTTAGtgaaagtttttcttttttccaatttttcCTTAGTCTTCTTCCTTGTAGCTACTCATCTTACCTTTAAAGCTCTAATACAGGTTTATTTGGAAGTTCCAAGTGGAGAAAAGATTGCTCAATCTCTTCAATCGAAGGTAGTTTGTTTTCTGATATTTTCAATTAGCTGTTTCTTATTTACGTTTGAGCTTGTAGATTGCTTATTGCTGCAAATCTCTTTTTGCCACATGGGTGGGTATCTGCTTGTTGCGATGCAATATCCAAATGTCCCTATTTattggttaaaaaaatcattttcttgTGAAGTATTATAGAGATTAGTTTCCATAAAACAATTACTACTAAACTGCATGTGTTTAACTTGTTTTGAATGGCATAGTGTGGTTCTATTGATggaaatttatataattatatgcTTTTAATGTCTGCAATCACTGTTCCACATGCTGATTACTAATTTACATTTTTTTGGCAGTTTTACTAAGCTTTTTTCTCCCCCAAAATACAATTCCTACTCTGCTATTACTTCGGAATcttatttctaatttcagatttgcAATTTTCACTCTTTCATTGCTAGGGTATTTCATATATAATGTATTGGAGATATTCATTATCATCGTATGCAGCATCTCATTTTCGCCATTCCTTGATGTCAGTTGTTCAGAGGTATCATATCCGTCTTGCATTTGTTTAATATATTGTAAGCCTTTAAGTTTTGTTTCTTTATCCAGTAATTGTGTATTCCTGTTTGTAGCTCCTGTAGCCATGCATGGGATGCATTTCAGGTTGCATATGCTACTTTTCAACTGTATTGTGTAAGAAATAATGAGGTGCAACGTCTTATGCTTGGGCCTCATCTACTTGGGGATGCTCCAAGGATATATATCACCCCTCCTGGAAACGAAATGGCCGAGGAAGAAGATACCTCTGAATATTTTCCAGACATAAAGATATATGATGAAAATGTGAATTTGAAGCTTCTTATTTGTGGAGCACATTGCACCCTTGTAAGTTTAAGCGATCATgcctatatttttcttctaaaatatgGCATTTTTCTTATTCCAAATCAATGATTGTACTTCCATCTCTTTTACAGGATTCATCTCTATTGAACTCACTAGAGGATGGTTTGAATGCTCTTCTAAATATTGAAGTATGTGTCAAATCCTCTTCTAGTTACCATGTGTTGCTGCCTTTTATTTTCTATGTCTAATTAATTAGTGCTGAGTTCTAAATAGAGTATTACCCCAAAGACCTATTTTGTAGAAGTGCTAGGTTATTGGAGTAATGAAGTACATGATGCTAACTTACAAATCAGAAATACTGCTGCATCATAAGTAACATGCTAGTGGCCACCGGCCAGTATTGCTAAGCACCTTATACAAGCTGGTGGGCCGGGGCTAGGTTCCAAAGTCCATACTTGTATGGTTATGGAGTGAAGCTCGATGTAGTTTAGTTGGAGTCTCACTTTCTGAGTTGTATATTTTCATTTTAGACTATGCAGCATACCCACATCGAAAAActtagtagtggtggtggtgactggTGGGTGTGCCATCCCACCACCTCCTATTTTGTTTGGTAGGATCTTCTGATTTGtggatttattttttgattGATGTGGGATTGCAAATGTACTTGTTTTTTCATGAAatatatacaaattttaaaattggaacttgtatatttgttgatttttgCAATACAATGGTATTTTGCTAGTACCATTGTATGTAAATTTTATGTACCATGAATTTAGGAACAAGATAATATTGCACATACTTTTCATATTCTCTGTCCATTTTTGTCTATTAAACTGGACAAGAAAAATTATGCAAGTAGTAAAATTGTTGGTAGGGCCTTGTTAATGTttgattttcttctctctttttttcagttTCGATGGTGCAAACTCCAGGATAGAGTCAGGTATCTTCCGCTGCTATATAATACATATTCAATATCTCACAACCTTTTGTATCTTAAATACTATTGCTCATGTGTGAGTTATGTTTGTGCCTGTGTCCTTGCTTCAGTAATCATATCATAATTTTCTGTGCCACAGAAATATTTAAAGCTCAAACTGATGTTGTCTCAGTGAGCTAACTTGTATTTTGCTGCTACTATAATTTAAAGGTTAACTGAGGTAACATTCCCTATAGACTAAAGACAAAACTTAATGGTAACATAAATTAAATGCTTTTATTGGTGTGTCTTGTAAAATGTAAACTAAAGTGCGGTAGAGTATTTAACCTGTATCCTTTTGTAAtcatatttaaacttttaaagtTATGCTTCTTATTCTTATTTGCAGTTATGCATGGTTGCTTGCACGATTACTATAAAATTTTTAGCTTGTTTCTGCTCACAACATTTCTCTTTGCagcgctgctcctcctcttcatGTTGATTCAACTCTGTTGGACGGGATGGTTACAATTTGTTGTGATATCACAACATCTAGTTCTTCCCACGTGTCACTGCTTCTTTCTGGCAGTCCACAGACCTGTTTTGATGATAAGGTATGGTTTTTGTAATTATGGAGCATTTTTTAGTCTTCAGTTTGATATTTGCAATGTCATATGTTGTTTTATGGCATTATGTAGCTTTTGGAGAAGCATATTAAAAAAGAACTTATTGAGAGCCGCCGGTTAGTTCGTGTTGTCTCGGTTAGCGAGGATGGACCATCTTCAGCTGAGCCGTTGACTTCAATGTCCGTGGCTTCTGGAGCTTCCACTTTTGAAGTCTTGATGACCTTACCTAAGTGGGCAGCACAGGTTAATTTTCTTCTGAAAAGTTTAAATGTTACTGACTAGACAGCTTGGTAATATGTGTGATATACTGACAATTTATCCACTACTAAACTAAAACATAAGGTGTTTTATACCCTTCTTCATCACTGACTGAAAAATCGTTTGAACTGTGTAGGTTTTGAAATATCTTGCTCAAGAAACATCTTACAAAAGCCTGGTTCCACTTGGAATTGCTTCTGTAAATGGTACTCCAGTTTGTTCGTTCGATAGTCAAGATGTGGATTGGCTTCTTTTCTTTCGCACAATCCAAGATGAAGCTATTGGAACTAGTCTATATCCCCATCCGCCAAGATGGTCTGCATCCCTTGCGAAGGACAGAGTTAAGGGAAGTATGGTGTCAAAACCAGGTAATTCTTAGTGCAAACCGAGTTGGAGTGGACTAGAAACATCTTATGGAAGGGGATTAAcctattattttcatatcctTTTCAGCTAGGTGAAGGATACAAAGGCAGTGGCAATTTGTAGTTGCGCAAAGGTGGTTTCTATGCCGGATGCTGAGAGAATGTGCAGCTCACTTGCACATCAACAATATACCATAGCAAGGGCAAGGCTCTATGTTGAGTGAATCCAAACTTATACTCCTTTGATGAACTTGTCTTGTTTTTGCTGTGGATCTCATTATCTGGTTGTTGGTTTATTAACCGCGACCAAATTTGAATCTTGAAAGTTGAATTTAGAgatgtttttttccattgtAGTGTAAGCCTAGGCTTTTAAATCGCTTTACATATTCCCTTTTTTTAATGGTTGCTTCATTCAGTTGATCTCTACATCTTGTCAACGGTAGTCTTAACATATTAGAGTCAAATATTGAGCACTCCTGTCAATGATAACTACTATGCCTAGTACTACGATGGCATCATCAGATCGTTGAAAATCTCTTATTAGTTATGTCCAGTAGGATTATTTAAAATGAAAGTTTCCATAAATTCTACGAGAAATTCATGTGTTCCAAACATAGAGTAGATtgaataggaaaaaaacatacTAGTTCGAATCATAGTTATTAGGACCGGACTGGCGGTCCgaccggaaaaaaccggaaccgGAGCCTTCACCGGTTGTGTTGTGCAGTCGGAATAGAAATTACTATATATAAACCGGATTAAGCCGGTGGTCCGACCGGTTGAACCAATCAAACCGTGAACCAAGCACTAATAACTATGGGTTGAATACAAAACGATCTCACACTGTACTGTTCAATGCCCGGTCCGGTTCTAATAACTATGGGTTGAATACAAAACGATCTCACACTGTGCTGTTCAATGCCCGGTCTAGTCCTAATAACTATGGGTTGAATACAAAACGATCTCACACTGCTGTTCGAATACAAAATGATCTCACACtgtgctgcaagcctgcaactagAATGAGTAACGACACCCGACTGCCCTCCATAAGCCAAACCTGCCCTCCATAAGCCAAACCTGCAAAATTTTTGGGACGATCATTGTAAACTATGTTTTATATGCAACACTAGCTAAATACCTGTGTGTGACAGCAGTTATGtccttgttaaaaaaaatattagtttctactccctccgttttatattataagactttctaaaattgcctatatttatatagatgttaatgaatctagacatttatatatgtctagattcattaatgtttaatgaatgtggataatactagaaagttttataatatgaaacagaggaagtacttggTTAAAACAAGATTAATCAATCGGAGCAAGAGCAGTTACAGACTACATAACTACTTTACACAAGTATTAATCtgttactacttaaaaaatttataatgcttccatcgtccgtcttatcttaaaaaaaagagcgatcatgcaaaaaaaaaagcggcaaataaaaaaagagcgAATCGGAggcgaaaaaaaaactctcctcCCGTCTGccgttctgtttttttttaattcctaaaaaataaataaacaatctaaatcagaaaataaaaaaacatttcatctctatctctatctatatctatatatagctacttaaaaagttaaaaaagtttTCATCGTccgtatatatataaaaaaccaTTATATGGTAAAAGGGGAGAAAAAACGCGGCAAAAAAGCCTCtttatctaatctaatctaatatatctatctaaacAAGAAGTTTCCATCGTccactaaaaaagaaaaaaacacgcgagaaaaagaaaaccagctagaaaaaataaagcaaaaaaatgtgagaaaaaaatgttaaaaaacACGTGAGAAAATTATGATTCCGCcgtctgtaaaaaaaaacattgtcagTGCATATATTCTCTATGTCTAAGCTATCTAattactaatataaaaaaagaagtttCCATTGTTcgttaaaatataaaaaaatgtgcgAGAAAAAAATGGTTTCAAGAAAACTCACgaggaaaaaaaacgaaaaacgctcgagaaaacaagcaaaaataacccgtgagaaaaaagtcagaaaaagGGGCAGAAAAGCGCGAGGAAAATTCAGTTTTC
The Oryza glaberrima chromosome 8, OglaRS2, whole genome shotgun sequence DNA segment above includes these coding regions:
- the LOC127782949 gene encoding AT-rich interactive domain-containing protein 4-like; this translates as MQELEYWTHHHPSKQSNMAPPLARLPPGDLPCDPDSTQNPSSGANAMSQTQHHPGRRRIRSKWMRPKTPKSSSSRSSRFSTMPHFPSGSRVKCTVLAVLCGKVGKQRAPPCPVPGSQRPRPSYPFPELISSGRLEVHKLINPTVDQFLEAQRALQPRFMYLQGQQLDNEEKIGTLVWGDADVSDPQIFSSLIRPPFPTIVYLEVPSGEKIAQSLQSKGISYIMYWRYSLSSYAASHFRHSLMSVVQSSCSHAWDAFQVAYATFQLYCVRNNEVQRLMLGPHLLGDAPRIYITPPGNEMAEEEDTSEYFPDIKIYDENVNLKLLICGAHCTLDSSLLNSLEDGLNALLNIEFRWCKLQDRVSAAPPLHVDSTLLDGMVTICCDITTSSSSHVSLLLSGSPQTCFDDKLLEKHIKKELIESRRLVRVVSVSEDGPSSAEPLTSMSVASGASTFEVLMTLPKWAAQVLKYLAQETSYKSLVPLGIASVNGTPVCSFDSQDVDWLLFFRTIQDEAIGTSLYPHPPRWSASLAKDRVKGSMVSKPAR